One genomic region from Leifsonia poae encodes:
- the pgsA gene encoding CDP-diacylglycerol--glycerol-3-phosphate 3-phosphatidyltransferase: MSVPETPPPAAPVGGPPPAASNWNLPNVITVVRILLAPLFVWMLLADAGNDGWLRWAAAVLFVIAIATDGVDGAIARRNNLVTELGKLLDPIADKVLTGGALVGLSILAELPWWVTIVILVREIGITVYRFVVIRQGVIAASRGGKLKTIVQSVAISLALFPLWTVFGDWVFWLNGIVMTLAVVLTVVTGADYLWQAWKGHRAKRVVA, encoded by the coding sequence ATGTCGGTGCCCGAGACCCCGCCGCCGGCCGCGCCGGTGGGAGGCCCCCCTCCCGCAGCGAGCAACTGGAACCTCCCCAATGTGATCACGGTGGTGCGCATCCTGCTCGCCCCGCTTTTCGTCTGGATGCTGCTGGCGGACGCGGGGAACGACGGCTGGCTGCGCTGGGCGGCGGCCGTGCTCTTCGTCATCGCCATCGCGACCGATGGGGTAGACGGCGCCATCGCCCGTCGCAACAACCTCGTGACCGAGCTCGGCAAACTCCTCGACCCGATCGCAGACAAGGTGCTCACCGGCGGTGCTCTGGTGGGCCTGTCGATCCTCGCCGAGCTGCCCTGGTGGGTGACGATCGTGATCCTGGTCCGTGAGATCGGGATCACCGTCTACCGGTTCGTGGTGATCCGTCAGGGCGTGATCGCGGCGTCGCGTGGCGGAAAGCTCAAGACCATCGTGCAGTCGGTCGCGATCAGCCTGGCGCTCTTCCCGCTCTGGACGGTGTTCGGCGACTGGGTGTTCTGGCTGAACGGCATCGTCATGACACTCGCCGTCGTCCTCACGGTCGTCACCGGGGCCGACTACCTCTGGCAGGCCTGGAAGGGCCACAGGGCGAAACGTGTCGTCGCCTGA
- a CDS encoding helix-turn-helix domain-containing protein, with product MILVRQEIGDVLRDFRLQKGRTLRQVASKASVALGYLSEVERGQKEASSEILASVADALDTPISVIMREVGDRLAVLEGIEPIIPDTIPDEFVAAMDADLVSR from the coding sequence ATGATTCTTGTACGTCAGGAAATCGGCGACGTGCTCAGGGACTTCCGCCTGCAGAAAGGCCGTACGCTCCGGCAGGTCGCGAGCAAGGCGAGCGTCGCTCTCGGCTACCTCAGCGAGGTGGAGCGCGGTCAGAAGGAAGCGTCGTCCGAGATTCTCGCATCGGTCGCGGATGCGCTCGACACGCCCATCTCGGTCATCATGCGCGAGGTCGGCGACCGGCTCGCGGTGCTCGAGGGCATCGAGCCGATCATCCCCGACACGATCCCAGACGAGTTCGTCGCCGCAATGGACGCGGATCTCGTTTCCCGTTGA
- the recA gene encoding recombinase RecA, giving the protein MPSAADREKALETALAQIDRQFGKGSVMRLGSDERAPVEVVPTGSIALDVALGIGGLPRGRIVEIYGPESSGKTTLTLHAIANAQRAGGIAAFIDAEHALDPEYARKLGVDIDALLVSQPDTGEQALEIADMLVRSGSIDLIVIDSVAALVPRAEIEGEMGDSHVGLQARLMSQALRKLTGGLSQTNTTMIFINQLREKIGVFFGSPETTAGGKALKFYASVRLDIRRIETLKDGTEAVGNRTRVKVVKNKMAPPFKQAEFDILYGVGISREGSLIDFGVEHAIVKKSGAWYTYEGDQLGQGKENSRNFLISNPDIAAEIENKILVKLGIHEDPNAVAAPADNVDSLEEKLQARKGA; this is encoded by the coding sequence ATGCCATCAGCCGCCGATCGTGAGAAGGCCCTCGAGACTGCCCTTGCGCAGATCGACCGCCAGTTTGGCAAGGGCTCGGTCATGCGACTGGGCAGCGATGAGCGCGCTCCTGTCGAGGTCGTCCCCACCGGGTCGATCGCGCTGGATGTCGCGCTCGGCATCGGCGGGCTCCCGCGGGGGCGCATCGTCGAGATCTACGGGCCGGAGTCGTCGGGTAAGACCACGCTGACCCTTCACGCGATCGCCAACGCTCAGCGCGCGGGCGGCATCGCCGCCTTCATCGACGCCGAGCACGCGCTCGACCCGGAGTACGCTCGCAAGCTCGGCGTCGACATCGACGCCCTCCTCGTTTCGCAGCCCGACACAGGGGAGCAGGCGCTCGAGATCGCCGACATGCTCGTGCGAAGCGGCTCCATCGATCTCATCGTCATCGACTCCGTCGCCGCGCTCGTGCCCCGTGCCGAGATCGAGGGCGAGATGGGCGACTCCCACGTCGGCCTCCAGGCTCGCCTCATGTCGCAGGCGCTCCGCAAGCTCACCGGTGGTCTCAGCCAGACGAACACCACCATGATCTTCATCAACCAGCTGCGTGAGAAGATCGGTGTCTTCTTCGGAAGTCCCGAGACCACCGCGGGTGGAAAGGCGCTGAAGTTCTACGCTTCGGTGCGACTGGACATCCGGCGAATCGAGACCCTGAAAGACGGCACGGAGGCTGTGGGAAACCGCACGCGCGTCAAGGTGGTCAAGAACAAGATGGCGCCTCCGTTCAAGCAGGCGGAGTTCGACATCCTCTACGGTGTCGGCATCTCCCGCGAGGGGAGCCTGATCGATTTCGGTGTCGAGCACGCGATCGTCAAGAAGTCCGGCGCCTGGTACACCTACGAGGGTGATCAGCTCGGCCAGGGCAAAGAGAACTCGCGCAACTTCCTCATCTCCAACCCCGACATCGCCGCGGAGATCGAGAACAAGATCCTGGTGAAGCTCGGCATTCACGAAGACCCGAATGCGGTGGCGGCGCCGGCCGACAACGTCGACTCCCTCGAGGAGAAGCTGCAGGCTCGCAAGGGCGCGTAG
- a CDS encoding CinA family protein, protein MSSPDLAARLIGRLTERGLTIAAAESLTGGELIAELTSVPGASAVVLGGAVVYATALKHSLLGVDEELLEREGPVHPDVARQLADGVRERLAVSGRPADIGLSTTGVAGPDPQGGRSVGTVFIGLSLESGTRVVELALDGDRAQIRRQVVDRVLAELAMELGIG, encoded by the coding sequence GTGTCGTCGCCTGACCTCGCGGCCCGTCTGATCGGTCGGCTGACCGAACGCGGGCTCACGATCGCGGCGGCCGAGTCGCTGACCGGTGGCGAACTCATCGCGGAGCTCACGAGCGTTCCGGGTGCGTCGGCGGTCGTGCTGGGCGGCGCGGTCGTCTACGCCACCGCGCTCAAGCATTCGCTGCTCGGCGTCGACGAGGAATTGCTCGAACGCGAGGGTCCCGTGCACCCCGACGTCGCCCGCCAGCTCGCCGACGGCGTGCGCGAGCGTCTCGCGGTTTCGGGTCGCCCGGCCGATATCGGTCTGTCGACGACGGGCGTCGCCGGGCCGGATCCGCAGGGCGGTCGCTCGGTCGGAACCGTCTTCATCGGGCTCTCGCTGGAGTCGGGAACCCGGGTCGTCGAACTCGCCCTCGACGGGGACAGGGCGCAGATCCGGCGGCAGGTCGTGGACCGGGTGCTCGCCGAGCTCGCCATGGAGCTCGGCATCGGATGA
- a CDS encoding DUF3046 domain-containing protein, which yields MKLSEFQRAIVDEFGSVYGQALTIDLVLGELGGRTAAQAIEAGIPPREVWFALCRETGVPQAHWHGAGKPAPKR from the coding sequence ATGAAGTTGAGTGAGTTCCAGCGTGCGATCGTCGACGAGTTCGGCTCGGTGTACGGTCAGGCGCTGACCATCGATCTGGTGCTCGGCGAGCTCGGCGGCCGCACCGCTGCGCAGGCCATCGAGGCCGGCATCCCGCCGCGCGAGGTCTGGTTCGCGTTGTGTCGCGAGACCGGTGTTCCGCAGGCGCATTGGCACGGTGCCGGCAAGCCGGCACCGAAGCGCTGA